The proteins below are encoded in one region of Cololabis saira isolate AMF1-May2022 chromosome 21, fColSai1.1, whole genome shotgun sequence:
- the mapk8ip3 gene encoding C-Jun-amino-terminal kinase-interacting protein 3 isoform X10 has protein sequence MMELQLDEVVYQDDYGSGTVMSERVSGLANSIYREFERLIRNYDEEVVKELMPLVVNVLENLDAVLTENQEHEVELELLKEDNEQLITQYEREKALRKQAEEKFIEFEDSLEAEKKDLQVQVEFLELQGKQLELKTKNYSDQIARLEERESDLKKEYNALHQRHTEMIQTYVEHIERSKLQQAGSNSQSDGPGCGRTKAERPPSLSLYPSGEGMEDGSESDSVAATPSSTGSKSNTPTSSVPSATVTPINEGFIPHADFDATRTGNRRKSAKRLSRNMEVQVSQETRNVSIGMGSSDEWSEFQEIIDSTPELEMCVDPRVYGGNSPSQGIVNEAFGINTDSLYHEIQDAKSDIIGDVDAGAELLGEFSVRDDFFGMGKEVENLLTENKQLLETKNALNIVKNDLIAKVDELSGEQEALREELEAVRQSKNKVDARIKELEEELKRLRAEALGASRDSKDEVGDDFSSPMQDGDMTMTPRRRFTRVEMARVLMERNQYKERLMELQEAVRWTEMIRASRESPQITEKKKSTIWQFFARLFSSSSSPPPVKRPYYNVNIHYKSPSPASLTQRRGHTMCQISTSNRTLEFFPEELASNGVASLLSDSALLARREQRREQYRQVREHMRRDDGIMQACGWSVPSRFKQTGGQTDSAQDSSLKRTQTSNEKEDNRMKNVPVPVYCRPLVEKDPNRKLWCAAGVDLTGWKAGSQEGDPAKAPPGVSDPLNIEEDGTEKKNSHTSPEKRKSKELQEMDSMNSRVWILTSTHSASKVVIIDANQPGSLVDQFNVCNAHVLCISSVPAASESDYPAGEIVLDPIDGGAGSGEDTGGVEGMLAGITLVGCATNCSVARSNCSSRTDTPIMDKGQAPAAPPMNGKIHPAQSAEEATEATEVSESTANHTELGSGPPGPFTEHVFTDPRPADSFDRSTSQSKEETSQTTESEDGCEEAKNYTSVAPTMWLGAQNGWLYVHSAVGNWKKCLHSIKLKDSVLSLVHVKGRVLVALADGTLAIFHRSEDGQWDLSNYHLMDLGRPHHSIRCMAVVHDKVWCGYKNKIHVIQPKSMQIEKSFDAHPRRESQVRQLAWIGDGVWVSIRLDSTLRLYHAHTHQHLQDVDIEPYVSKMLGTGKLGFSFVRITALLIGGNRLWVGTGNGVIISIPLTETVVLHRGQLLGLRANKVSPTSSGGVIHVYGDDGSEKSSGSFIPYCSMAQAQLCFHGHRDAVKFFVSVPGNVLATLNGSVLDSPSEGQSSTAPTETESQCVQNVLVLSGGEGYIDFRIGDGEDDETEEPENNEVAQMKPALSKAERSHIIVWQVSYVPE, from the exons AAATTCATTGAATTTGAGGATTCGCTGGAAGCCGAGAAGAAGGACCTGCAGGTACAGGTGGAGTTCCTGGAGCTGCAGGGGAAACAGCTGGAGCTCAAGACCAAGAACTACTCCGATCAGA TCGCGAGGCTGGAAGAACGAGAGTCAGACCTGAAGAAAGAGTACAATGCTCTTCACCAACGCCACACAGAG ATGATTCAGACGTACGTGGAGCACATAGAGCGGTCCAAATTGCAGCAGGCGGGGAGCAACAGCCAGTCAGATGGCCCCGGCTGTGGACGAAC CAAAGCGGAGAGGCCGCCATCGTTGAGCCTGTACCCCAGTGGAGAGGGCATG GAGGATGGATCTGAGTCTGACTCGGTGGCCGCCACACCCAGCAGCACAGGAAGCAAGTCCAACACGCCCACCTCTTCGGTACCCTCCGCCACCGTCACCCCCATCAACGAGGGCTTCATCCCACACGCAGATTTTGACGCAACGCGTACTGGGAACCGCAGGAAAAGTGCCAAGCGGCTCAGTCGAAACATGGAGGTGCAGGTTTCCCAGGAAACCAGGAACGTCAGCATCG GTATGGGCAGCAGCGATGAGTGGTCAGAGTTTCAGGAGATCATTGATTCCACTCCTGAATTGGAAATGTGTGTAGATCCTCGTGTGTATGGAGGAAACAG CCCCTCTCAGGGCATAGTTAACGAAGCTTTTGGCATCAACACCGACTCTCTCTACCATGAGATCCAAGATGCCAAATCGGACATCATTGGGGATGTAGACGCTGGTGCCGAGTTGCTAG GCGAGTTCTCAG TCCGCGATGATTTCTTCG GGATGGGCAAGGAGGTGGAGAACCTGCTGACAGAGAACAAACAGCTTCTAGAGACCAA AAATGCTCTCAATATTGTGAAAAATGACCTTATTGCCAAAGTGGACGAGCTGTCAGGGGAGCAGGAGGCCCTGAGGGAGGAGCTGGAGGCGGTGCGGCAGTCTAAGAACAAGGTGGATGCCAGAATCAAGGAGCTAGAAGAGGAACTGAAGag GTTACGAGCAGAGGCTCTTGGTGCATCTCGGGACTCCAAAGACGAAGTAGGGGATGAC TTTTCATCACCGATGCAAGACGGGGACATGACGATGACTCCGAGGCGGCGCTTCACTCGGGTGGAGATGGCCCGTGTGCTGATGGAGAGGAACCAGTACAAAGAGAGACTGATGGAACTGCAGGAAGCTGTACGGTGGACAGAGATGATCAG GGCATCCAGGGAGAGTCCTCAAattacagagaagaagaagtcgACCATCTGGCAGTT CTTTGCACGTCTCTTCAGCTCATCGTCCAGCCCTCCGCCTGTCAAACGGCCATACTACAACGTCAACATCCATTACAAGTCTCCCTCACCGGCCAGTCTCACCCAGCGACGAGGCCACACCATGTGTCAGATCTCCACCTCCAACCGCACGCTGGAGTTCTTCCCAGAAGA ACTGGCCAGTAACGGTGTTGCGTCTCTCCTTAGTGACTCGGCACTGCTGGCCCGCCGAGAGCAGCGGCGCGAACAGTACAGGCAAGTGCGAGAGCACATGCGCCGCGATGACGGCATCATGCAGGCCTGTGGCTGGAGCGTGCCATCGCGATTCAAACAG ACTGGTGGTCAGACGGACAGCGCTCAGGACAGCTCGCTGAAGAGAACACAG ACCAGCAATGAGAAAGAGGACAACCGCATGAAGAACGTTCCCGTCCCGGTGTACTGTCGTCCTCTGGTGGAGAAAGACCCCAACAGGAAG CTGTGGTGTGCAGCAGGAGTGGACCTGACGGGGTGGAAGGCCGGCAGCCAGGAGGGGGACCCGGCTAAAGCTCCGCCAGGCGTCAGCGACCCCCTGAACATTGAAGAGGACGGGACAGAAAAGAAGAACAGTCACACATCCCCCGAAAAGAGAAAG tcAAAGGAGCTCCAGGAGATGGACTCCATGAACAGTCGGGTGTGGATCCTCACCAGCACCCACTCTGCCAGCAAAGTGGTCATCATTGACGCCAACCAGCCAGGTTCACTGGTGGACCAGTTCAATGTCTGCAATGCCCACGTGCTCTGCATCTCCAGTGTTCCAG CTGCGAGTGAGAGTGATTATCCGGCGGGAGAGATCGTCTTGGATCCAATAGACGGAGGAGCAGGGAGTGGAGAGGACACTGGTGGGGTGGAGGGTATGTTGGCCGGCATCACACTCGTTGGCTGCGCCACCAACTGCAGCGTTGCCCGTAGCAACTGCTCCTCACGTACTGACACACCCATAATGGACAAAGGACAAG CTCCCGCTGCTCCCCCCATGAACGGGAAGATTCACCCCGCCCAGTCGGCCGAGGAAGCTACAGAGGCAACGGAGGTGTCGGAGTCCACGGCCAACCACACGGAACTGGGATCTGGACCTCCGGGCCCGTTTACTGAGCACGTCTTCACCGACCCTCGCCCGGCTGACAGCTTCGATAG GAGCACAAGCCAATCCAAAGAGGAAACCTCTCAAACCACAGAGTCAGAGGATGGATGTGAAGAAGCCAAAAACTACACCAGCGTGGCTCCAACAATGTGGCTTGGGGCTCAAAATGGCTG GCTTTACGTCCACTCAGCTGTTGGAAACTGGAAGAAGTGTCTCCACTCCATCAAACTCAAAGATTCGGTGCTCAGTTTGGT GCATGTGAAAGGTCGTGTGCTGGTCGCCCTTGCTGATGGGACACTCGCCATATTCCACAGATCCGAAG ATGGCCAGTGGGATTTGTCCAACTACCACCTCATGGACCTTGGTCGACCTCATCACTCCATCCGCTGCATGGCTGTAGTCCATGATAAAGTGTGGTGTGGCTACAAGAACAAGATTCATGTCATTCAGCCCAAAAGCATGCAGATTGAG AAGTCCTTCGACGCCCACCCTCGCAGGGAAAGTCAGGTGCGTCAGCTGGCGTGGATCGGTGATGGCGTGTGGGTGTCGATCCGGCTAGATTCAACGCTGCGTCTGtaccatgcacacacacaccaacacctCCAGGACGTTGACATTGAGCCATACGTCAGCAAAATGTTGG GTACGGGCAAGCTGGGCTTCTCGTTTGTGCGAATAACAGCCCTCCTGATTGGTGGGAATCGTCTCTGGGTGGGAACTGGAAACGGCGTGATCATCTCCATCCCTCTGACAGAGA CGGTGGTCCTTCACCGGGGACAGCTCCTGGGTTTGAGGG CGAATAAAGTATCTCCTACATCCTCTGGTGGGGTGATCCATGTATACGGCGATGACGGCTCTGAGAAGAGCAGCGGCAGCTTCATACCTTACTGCTCAATGGCACAAGCTCAGCTCTGTTTCCATGGACACCGAGATGCTGTCAAGTTCTTCGTCTCTGTGCCGG GCAATGTTCTGGCCACTCTAaacggcagcgttctggacagTCCATCAGAGGGGCAGAGCTCcacagcccccacagagacggAGTCCCAGTGTGTCCAGAACGTGCTGGTGCTGAGCGGAGGAGAGGGCTACATAGACTTCCGCATAG GGGATGGAGAGGACGATGAGACCGAAGAACCGGAGAATAATGAAGTTGCGCAGATGAAACCTGCTCTGAGTAAAGCCGAGCGAAGCCACATCATCGTCTGGCAGGTGTCTTATGTACCTGAGTGA
- the mapk8ip3 gene encoding C-Jun-amino-terminal kinase-interacting protein 3 isoform X8 — protein MMELQLDEVVYQDDYGSGTVMSERVSGLANSIYREFERLIRNYDEEVVKELMPLVVNVLENLDAVLTENQEHEVELELLKEDNEQLITQYEREKALRKQAEEKFIEFEDSLEAEKKDLQVQVEFLELQGKQLELKTKNYSDQIARLEERESDLKKEYNALHQRHTEMIQTYVEHIERSKLQQAGSNSQSDGPGCGRTQRHTWRKSKAERPPSLSLYPSGEGMEDGSESDSVAATPSSTGSKSNTPTSSVPSATVTPINEGFIPHADFDATRTGNRRKSAKRLSRNMEVQVSQETRNVSIGMGSSDEWSEFQEIIDSTPELEMCVDPRVYGGNSPSQGIVNEAFGINTDSLYHEIQDAKSDIIGDVDAGAELLGEFSVRDDFFGMGKEVENLLTENKQLLETKNALNIVKNDLIAKVDELSGEQEALREELEAVRQSKNKVDARIKELEEELKRLRAEALGASRDSKDEVGDDFSSPMQDGDMTMTPRRRFTRVEMARVLMERNQYKERLMELQEAVRWTEMIRASRESPQITEKKKSTIWQFFARLFSSSSSPPPVKRPYYNVNIHYKSPSPASLTQRRGHTMCQISTSNRTLEFFPEELASNGVASLLSDSALLARREQRREQYRQVREHMRRDDGIMQACGWSVPSRFKQTGGQTDSAQDSSLKRTQTSNEKEDNRMKNVPVPVYCRPLVEKDPNRKLWCAAGVDLTGWKAGSQEGDPAKAPPGVSDPLNIEEDGTEKKNSHTSPEKRKSKELQEMDSMNSRVWILTSTHSASKVVIIDANQPGSLVDQFNVCNAHVLCISSVPAASESDYPAGEIVLDPIDGGAGSGEDTGGVEGMLAGITLVGCATNCSVARSNCSSRTDTPIMDKGQAPAAPPMNGKIHPAQSAEEATEATEVSESTANHTELGSGPPGPFTEHVFTDPRPADSFDRSTSQSKEETSQTTESEDGCEEAKNYTSVAPTMWLGAQNGWLYVHSAVGNWKKCLHSIKLKDSVLSLVHVKGRVLVALADGTLAIFHRSEDGQWDLSNYHLMDLGRPHHSIRCMAVVHDKVWCGYKNKIHVIQPKSMQIEKSFDAHPRRESQVRQLAWIGDGVWVSIRLDSTLRLYHAHTHQHLQDVDIEPYVSKMLGTGKLGFSFVRITALLIGGNRLWVGTGNGVIISIPLTETVVLHRGQLLGLRANKVSPTSSGGVIHVYGDDGSEKSSGSFIPYCSMAQAQLCFHGHRDAVKFFVSVPGNVLATLNGSVLDSPSEGQSSTAPTETESQCVQNVLVLSGGEGYIDFRIGDGEDDETEEPENNEVAQMKPALSKAERSHIIVWQVSYVPE, from the exons AAATTCATTGAATTTGAGGATTCGCTGGAAGCCGAGAAGAAGGACCTGCAGGTACAGGTGGAGTTCCTGGAGCTGCAGGGGAAACAGCTGGAGCTCAAGACCAAGAACTACTCCGATCAGA TCGCGAGGCTGGAAGAACGAGAGTCAGACCTGAAGAAAGAGTACAATGCTCTTCACCAACGCCACACAGAG ATGATTCAGACGTACGTGGAGCACATAGAGCGGTCCAAATTGCAGCAGGCGGGGAGCAACAGCCAGTCAGATGGCCCCGGCTGTGGACGAAC TCAACGCCACACATGGAGGAAAAG CAAAGCGGAGAGGCCGCCATCGTTGAGCCTGTACCCCAGTGGAGAGGGCATG GAGGATGGATCTGAGTCTGACTCGGTGGCCGCCACACCCAGCAGCACAGGAAGCAAGTCCAACACGCCCACCTCTTCGGTACCCTCCGCCACCGTCACCCCCATCAACGAGGGCTTCATCCCACACGCAGATTTTGACGCAACGCGTACTGGGAACCGCAGGAAAAGTGCCAAGCGGCTCAGTCGAAACATGGAGGTGCAGGTTTCCCAGGAAACCAGGAACGTCAGCATCG GTATGGGCAGCAGCGATGAGTGGTCAGAGTTTCAGGAGATCATTGATTCCACTCCTGAATTGGAAATGTGTGTAGATCCTCGTGTGTATGGAGGAAACAG CCCCTCTCAGGGCATAGTTAACGAAGCTTTTGGCATCAACACCGACTCTCTCTACCATGAGATCCAAGATGCCAAATCGGACATCATTGGGGATGTAGACGCTGGTGCCGAGTTGCTAG GCGAGTTCTCAG TCCGCGATGATTTCTTCG GGATGGGCAAGGAGGTGGAGAACCTGCTGACAGAGAACAAACAGCTTCTAGAGACCAA AAATGCTCTCAATATTGTGAAAAATGACCTTATTGCCAAAGTGGACGAGCTGTCAGGGGAGCAGGAGGCCCTGAGGGAGGAGCTGGAGGCGGTGCGGCAGTCTAAGAACAAGGTGGATGCCAGAATCAAGGAGCTAGAAGAGGAACTGAAGag GTTACGAGCAGAGGCTCTTGGTGCATCTCGGGACTCCAAAGACGAAGTAGGGGATGAC TTTTCATCACCGATGCAAGACGGGGACATGACGATGACTCCGAGGCGGCGCTTCACTCGGGTGGAGATGGCCCGTGTGCTGATGGAGAGGAACCAGTACAAAGAGAGACTGATGGAACTGCAGGAAGCTGTACGGTGGACAGAGATGATCAG GGCATCCAGGGAGAGTCCTCAAattacagagaagaagaagtcgACCATCTGGCAGTT CTTTGCACGTCTCTTCAGCTCATCGTCCAGCCCTCCGCCTGTCAAACGGCCATACTACAACGTCAACATCCATTACAAGTCTCCCTCACCGGCCAGTCTCACCCAGCGACGAGGCCACACCATGTGTCAGATCTCCACCTCCAACCGCACGCTGGAGTTCTTCCCAGAAGA ACTGGCCAGTAACGGTGTTGCGTCTCTCCTTAGTGACTCGGCACTGCTGGCCCGCCGAGAGCAGCGGCGCGAACAGTACAGGCAAGTGCGAGAGCACATGCGCCGCGATGACGGCATCATGCAGGCCTGTGGCTGGAGCGTGCCATCGCGATTCAAACAG ACTGGTGGTCAGACGGACAGCGCTCAGGACAGCTCGCTGAAGAGAACACAG ACCAGCAATGAGAAAGAGGACAACCGCATGAAGAACGTTCCCGTCCCGGTGTACTGTCGTCCTCTGGTGGAGAAAGACCCCAACAGGAAG CTGTGGTGTGCAGCAGGAGTGGACCTGACGGGGTGGAAGGCCGGCAGCCAGGAGGGGGACCCGGCTAAAGCTCCGCCAGGCGTCAGCGACCCCCTGAACATTGAAGAGGACGGGACAGAAAAGAAGAACAGTCACACATCCCCCGAAAAGAGAAAG tcAAAGGAGCTCCAGGAGATGGACTCCATGAACAGTCGGGTGTGGATCCTCACCAGCACCCACTCTGCCAGCAAAGTGGTCATCATTGACGCCAACCAGCCAGGTTCACTGGTGGACCAGTTCAATGTCTGCAATGCCCACGTGCTCTGCATCTCCAGTGTTCCAG CTGCGAGTGAGAGTGATTATCCGGCGGGAGAGATCGTCTTGGATCCAATAGACGGAGGAGCAGGGAGTGGAGAGGACACTGGTGGGGTGGAGGGTATGTTGGCCGGCATCACACTCGTTGGCTGCGCCACCAACTGCAGCGTTGCCCGTAGCAACTGCTCCTCACGTACTGACACACCCATAATGGACAAAGGACAAG CTCCCGCTGCTCCCCCCATGAACGGGAAGATTCACCCCGCCCAGTCGGCCGAGGAAGCTACAGAGGCAACGGAGGTGTCGGAGTCCACGGCCAACCACACGGAACTGGGATCTGGACCTCCGGGCCCGTTTACTGAGCACGTCTTCACCGACCCTCGCCCGGCTGACAGCTTCGATAG GAGCACAAGCCAATCCAAAGAGGAAACCTCTCAAACCACAGAGTCAGAGGATGGATGTGAAGAAGCCAAAAACTACACCAGCGTGGCTCCAACAATGTGGCTTGGGGCTCAAAATGGCTG GCTTTACGTCCACTCAGCTGTTGGAAACTGGAAGAAGTGTCTCCACTCCATCAAACTCAAAGATTCGGTGCTCAGTTTGGT GCATGTGAAAGGTCGTGTGCTGGTCGCCCTTGCTGATGGGACACTCGCCATATTCCACAGATCCGAAG ATGGCCAGTGGGATTTGTCCAACTACCACCTCATGGACCTTGGTCGACCTCATCACTCCATCCGCTGCATGGCTGTAGTCCATGATAAAGTGTGGTGTGGCTACAAGAACAAGATTCATGTCATTCAGCCCAAAAGCATGCAGATTGAG AAGTCCTTCGACGCCCACCCTCGCAGGGAAAGTCAGGTGCGTCAGCTGGCGTGGATCGGTGATGGCGTGTGGGTGTCGATCCGGCTAGATTCAACGCTGCGTCTGtaccatgcacacacacaccaacacctCCAGGACGTTGACATTGAGCCATACGTCAGCAAAATGTTGG GTACGGGCAAGCTGGGCTTCTCGTTTGTGCGAATAACAGCCCTCCTGATTGGTGGGAATCGTCTCTGGGTGGGAACTGGAAACGGCGTGATCATCTCCATCCCTCTGACAGAGA CGGTGGTCCTTCACCGGGGACAGCTCCTGGGTTTGAGGG CGAATAAAGTATCTCCTACATCCTCTGGTGGGGTGATCCATGTATACGGCGATGACGGCTCTGAGAAGAGCAGCGGCAGCTTCATACCTTACTGCTCAATGGCACAAGCTCAGCTCTGTTTCCATGGACACCGAGATGCTGTCAAGTTCTTCGTCTCTGTGCCGG GCAATGTTCTGGCCACTCTAaacggcagcgttctggacagTCCATCAGAGGGGCAGAGCTCcacagcccccacagagacggAGTCCCAGTGTGTCCAGAACGTGCTGGTGCTGAGCGGAGGAGAGGGCTACATAGACTTCCGCATAG GGGATGGAGAGGACGATGAGACCGAAGAACCGGAGAATAATGAAGTTGCGCAGATGAAACCTGCTCTGAGTAAAGCCGAGCGAAGCCACATCATCGTCTGGCAGGTGTCTTATGTACCTGAGTGA